The region TTCCAAGTGATTTTTTTCCCAAGGGAATACCCACTTTTGAGTTTTTTAAATAATCTAACTCATAGTTCAATTGATTAACAAGGAAGCCAATAGAACTACCAACATCCGTGCTTAGCGAATTTATGAACGTGTTTTTATAAGACGTGTTCCAATCGTTGATAATTAAATTCAATTTAGATGACATATCATTTAACACATCCGTTACATATTGCTTACGATTAACGGATGTTGTAAATGAAGCAACGATGTCTGTTTCTGTTTTCATATAACCGTAAAACAAATAATCTAACGCAGGTAACCCTTTTGCATCGAGATTCGAGGCGGCGTCCAAACTATATGTTCCTGCGGCAATGTTGTTTTTGATTTGTGTTGTGTCGGTTGGAAAAACATTAAAGTTCATTCTCACAATTACGTTTTCTGCAGGGCCGAATTCAAACAAACTAATACGTTGATATCGCATACACGCCACATGAAACTTTTGTTTTACGATTTGGAAATCGCTTTGCTGTTCGCTTGTTTTAAAAGTATTATATGTTAAAACCAAGCTATCGAGTGAGGTCTTAAAATCAGAATAGGCCGGCAATATTACATTGTCGGCCATATTCACTAAGAGCGCTTGTTTATCAAAAGGCGGTTTATCTTCTTCGGTCTTTTCCTTTTTTTTGCAAGAGAAAAACAAAAGGATTAACGCCGGTAAAATTATTTTAATTTTCATTTTTACAATGAGTTTTTAACGCTGTTTAATCCGTAAATATTACTTAAATCGTCTTTTATCTGGTCAAGGCTGGTGGTGGTTATGTTATAAAAATTAGTCCCTAACAACGCCTCTATTTGTGAAATTTGAGTGAGTGTGATTTTTTTTGTTGGATTACATTTTAAGTTCATCAAGAATCCCTTTATTTCAGACAGATTATGGTTTCTCACCGCATCATCTGTGATGTTCAATTTCGTTGAATTCACATAGCTGATGATTGTTGCTGCAATTACTTTTTCCCAAGTGTCGCGAATTACAGTTACTTGCGCGTCGCGTGTTGTATAATCTTTATTTGAAATAGCTGCACGGCCTGTTAAAAACGCATTCATTATCGTTGAATTAATAGATAGCACCGCATTACGGTCGTTGCAATATTTTCCCCAAAAACGAATACCGGTAGTGTTGGTTGGAAAATCAACAGGTACACCAAAATAGCCAAAAGCCTCATCCCAGTGATGTTCCATATTTGTTCCTTGTCCTGCCACAACAGTAGTGTTGTCTACACCGTTTCCAATTTTAGAAGCATCCAAATAAACCGCAGTGGTCTGATAATACATTAGCGATCCCATTAATCCCTTTTCAATGACCTGTGTCCACTCAACGCCGTTCGCGTCACATAAATATTTTTTTGAAGGATTTGAAGGGCTCGTAACAACACCGGCAACGCCATTACTTCCTGCAACAGTAGACTGTGAAGCGGCTTCCAAATTATCCATATATGTTTCAAACAAAGTTTGGTCAGCTAAAAACACTTTTGATTTGATGTCTTTTCCGGATATGTTTAATGAAGCGTTAGTAAATTGACTGTTTACGTTCGCATACATGTCCTTTAATTTTTGAGCGGACACTGTTACACCTATCGTATTACCTGTATTCATATACGTTTTCATTTCAGCAACCATATCAAGACGTTGTGTTTGACCCGTATAATTTACATTAGCGAAGGTATATGATGTTGGAACAGTATAACTCGGTCCGCTCGGTTCCGGGGTTGGTTCAGGCTCAGGACCTTTATCTTTTTTACATGCTGTAAACGCCAATGCGCTTACAATTAATGGGTAGTATAATAGGTTTTTCATGGGTTTTATTTATGACACAAAGATGCCCTAAACGAAGGCATTACCCAATACCTAAAACGAGGTATTTTGACTGATTATAATCAGGTTTACATAGGGGAATACCTTAAAAAGGGTATACTAATTCATTCTTTTTAGCGCGAATACCGAAATAAACACGCTCACCAGTGTTAGGACTGCGCCCATCATAAAAGGAGCGCCAGGAAAATAAAACGGCGCGCTTGGTGCAGTAAAAAAAGAAAACAGGCTTGTCATTAATAAAGGACCAACAATGGAGGTTAAACTCACTAAGCTTGTAATAGCGCCTTGTAATTCGCCTTGCTCATTAGATGGAACGTGCCCCGTCATTAAGCCTTGCAATGCCGGCCCCGCAATACCTCCTAATGCATATGGAATCATAAACACAAACATCATCCAACCTTGTGAAGCAAAGGCAAACAAAGTAAAACCAATTACGTAAAAGAGCAATCCAACTATTACCGATTTGTTGGTGCCCAAAATTTTTGTAGTGTATCTAATCAATCCTCCCTGAACAAGCGCAACGGTCACGCCAACAAACGCAATAGAATATCCTATCCATTGCTCGTTCCAGTGAAAGCGTTCAATGGTAAAAAATGTCCAGGTTGATTGTGCCGCATGACCCGCAATATATATTAATACCATTGCCAATATTAAACCTAAAATAGCAGGGTATCGTTTCAAGTGCAGAAGTGAGCCTAATGGATTTGCGCGTTTCCAATCGAAGGGACGTCTGTTTTCTTTAGATAAAGATTCCGGTAAAATAAAATATCCATAAGCCCAATTTAAAAGTGACAATGCTGCTGCTGCTAAAAACGGAACACGAACACCAAAACTACTGAACAAACTTCCTAATAATGGTCCTACTATAAATCCTAATCCAAAAGCCGCTCCAATCATTCCGAAATTTTGTGCACGATTTTCTTCTGTGCTTATGTCTGCAATGTAGGCTGAGGCTGTTGTGAAACTTGCCCCGCAAATGCCCGCTATTATTCGTCCAACAAATAACCACCATAAATCCGGAGCAAAAAATAAAAAGAGGTAATCAATTCCTAATCCTAATAAGGAAATTAAAAGCACCGGCCTTCTTCCATAACGGTCGCTAAGCCCCCCCAATACCGGCGAGAACACAAACTGCATGATAGCATAAGCAAAAGTTAACCATCCGCCATAAGTCGCCGCCTCACTTACGTTGGAGCCTGTTAGCTGTTGTATTAAGGAAGGAACCACCGGAATGATAATTCCAATTCCTGTACAATCAACCAAAAGTGTAATGAAAATAAACAGTATCGCTTTCTTGTTTGTATTTGCCATAGGGGTTCAAAGATAATTAATTAATCTTCGTCATTTCTATATAATAATTTTCATCAGGACCGAAAGCCGTAGATTTAATTTTCACGTCCTGAAACTGAGTGGTTGGCTTTAGCATTAAACTTCCTTTGGAAGTATTAATTCTGAGCGGCATGTTAAACCCTTCCACGCAATTTGCCCAACGATAACTTAGTTTTCCCTTCTTTAATTTATACTGAAGAACCGGAATTTGTGTTGTACGAAGATATTGATCAAATACCTTTTGTAAATCCAACTTCAAATATGAAATCATAAACTCTTCTAATTGTTTAGTACTAACGGTTTGGTGATAGAATGTTTTATTGATGTCGCGCAAAAAAGCTCGCCATATTGAATCGTTATTAAGAATATAACGAATTGTATGTAGCATGTTAGAGGCTTTATAATATTTGTCTCCGGAACCATCATTATTTACTTCGTAATCGCCAATAACAGGCTTGTCGTTCAACACGCTTTTACGCGTTCCGATTACATATTCTGCCCCGGCTTTTTTTCCGAACAAATACTCTGTATATAAATTTTCAGAATACGCTGTAAAACCTTCGTGTACCCAATTATCTGCCACATCTTTTACCGAAATATTATTTCCAAACCACTCGTGCCCGGATTCGTGAACTATAATAAAATCCCATTTAAGTCCCCATCCTGTTAAGGATAAATCGCGCCCCATATATCCATTTACATAACCGTTTCCATAGGCTACAGCACTTTGATGTTCCATTCCCAAATGTGGTGCTTCCACTAGTTTATACTCATCTTCATAAAAAGGATAAGGACCAAACCAATATTCGAAACAATGCAGCATGCTTTTCGTTTGCTTAAATTGTTGCTTGGCTTTTTCCAGGTTGTAATCCAACACCCAATAATTTAACTTAAGCTCGCCCTTCTCGCCCATTATGGTATCACTAAAATGTACATACTTTCCAATATAAGGAATGATGTTGTAATTATTGATAGGATTTTTTACTTCCCAAACATAACTTGCGCTTCCGTTACTGTTTTCGTTTGCCGCTTTAAGCCGACCGTTAGAAACAGCCACAAGTCCTTCGGGAACATTATCAATTGTAAAGCGCGTACTATCAGGTTCGTCATACATGTGATCTTTGCAAGGAAACCAAACACTTCCCGCCATGCCCTGACACGCAATCGAAATCCACGGATTCTTGTTCTTGTCTTTTTTCCATATTAAACCGCCATCCCATGGTGGAATTTTTGCAACATGCGGTTTGCCATGAAAACACGTTATGATGTTCTCAGTGATAGATTTGTCAATAGCTACGTTCAATTCCACGAAGTAAGCGTCTCCATCTTTTTTCCAAACACATTTTTTTCCTGCCTGTAAAACACTATCTAACACCATTGGTGCCTGCAAATCAATTTGCATTGTTCTTCCCGATGTTAATGCTTTAAACGTAATTTTATTTCGGCCCTTAATACTGCTGTCGGAAGGATTAAAAGAAACGTTTAGATCGTAATGCAGTACGTTCCACCACTCTCGCTCTTTTGTAATCTTACCTTTAATGGAATCGGCATGTGTATATTTAGTCTTTTGTCCGAATGAAACAAAAGCTAAACCTAAAAATATATAAATAAAAAAATCCCGCATTCTTCACGAAAATACGGGATTTATTTTAAGGTAGTACTACCCTGTTTACGGGATTACTCCATGACGAATTTTTGGGAGTACGCGCCCTTCTCGCTTCTCAATTGCAAGAAATATAATCCGGACGCTTCTCCTGATAAGTCAAAATCAACCCGGTCTCTTACGTTTAATTTGCGCTGAATTAATTTTCCTTCCTGATTATAAATTGTTGCCTCATACGCCTCGTTGTCTCTGTTGTTTAATGAGACTGTTATTTTTCCGTTACTAGGATTTGGATATACAGTCGCGTTAATTGAATTTAATTCATTGATAGATGCGGAAATTATATTAACTACCAGCTTCGCCGTATCGCTATTACAGCTGTTGCTGCTGATTAATGTAATGGTATAAGATCCGTTTGCCGTATACGTGTGTGCAGCGTTTACACTTGTTGCAGTTCCTCCATCTCCGAAATTCCAGTTGTTCGCGGTGGTATTTACGGAAAGATTGGTTACGTTAACTGTTGTTCCACTTACGGACAAACTAAACGAAGCATGAGCTTTCATGCCGCTCGTGCTATTGGCTGTATCAGCAATTCCTTCACTCATGTTATAATACGAGCCGCTTGGTGTAGTCTCTAATTTATAAGCTCGCACCATGTATTTATAAATTCCCTTATATAAAAGACAATTATCGGTATAAGTTGTGCCTGCGATTAGAACTGAATTAATTTTTACATAACTTGTGTTGGTATCATTTTTCATGTAAATGTTGTAACCTAATACGCCCGGCTCTGGCGATGCTGTCCAAGAAATATTACAATTGTTCCCAACTTTTGTAGCCACTACATTAGAAACAGGAGCCACTACATCATTACGCAAGGTTGGGTCGCCCATTAATCCGTGATGAATCCAACGTCCGGTAATTCCGGTTGGACTGCTAAAATACAAAGAGCCAATACTGTTTTGTGTTAACTTAACCCCATATCCAATGTTTTCGCCAAGTCCCATATGATGTAATTGGTAATGTACGCGGCCCGACCAAACGTTCGTTAAAACTTTTCCTTGAGCAAGTGCGGCACGTAAAAAATTATTTTGTGAGTCCCAATCTCCAAAGTAAGAACCAAATAACATGGTGAACACACCTTGTAAATTAGCTGTAGAGAAATTTGTTGTATTACCAATTCCGGAAGCACTGGTATAAGTTCCGCCGCCACAACCATACGACCATTGATAATTATTTCCGGTCATACTTGTAAAATAATCGGCCGCTGTAATGCTTGAAGTTGGTACCATGCACGCAGCGTTTTTATAACCGCTCGCTGCAAAAGCTTCTCCGCTAAAGTATCCGAAATTATCATCAATAACAGCACGTTTCACTACAGTAAAAACTTTTTTACGATAGTCGTGGTCTTTATCAAGATAGTTTTTTAAAAGTTGTGTTTCGGTAAGTGTAAAAGTAGTGAGATTAGCAAAATCGGCGCGACCTACCTGTAACTCTAAATCGCTTGGAATAACGCTTTGATCAAACTTTCCATCAGCAGGATTATTTTGTGTGCGCGCCGGCGAAGCAGTTGTTGATGTTACGGATACATCGGTCCACACGCCATTAACATCCGCGTAATACGTATCCGTTGGCCAGGCTCCCAAATGATCGGGATGACCATCCGGATTAATATTTCCGCTATAAGGTACAGGGACGTGGCCTACAATAAAAACAGCTTTTGTGTTAGTTGGATCAAGGGCATAATCCGCCTGAACAAAAGAACGAACATGTTGCGGAGTAGCAGTGCGCAGTACGTTATGTCGTAACACATCCCAGCCATCGCCTTCCAAATCTTCTTGCAAGCGCTTTAGTTCTGTATTGAGCGAGGTAATAAATGTACTATCCACTAATAATATCAATTTCCCGCGATATTCTGTAACAGGAACATTAATTCCCGAATTAATATATCCGTAGCCGGTATAGCCGCTTCCTGAACGGATGACGCGGTATTCGTAATTAGTTCCTACACTAACCGTATTGTCGACATACTGGTTAACTGTTCCGGTAAGGGTGGCTAATGCCACACCCCATGAGGTAGCTGTTTTTAACTTGCGAAAAATCTGATACGATGTTGTGGTGGTGTTCCCTACCCAATTCAAAGTTATTTGTGGCGTTGATGTTTGAACGGTTGCATTGATTTGAACCGCGGCATCGGCGCTGGATTGTGCGAAGGATTCAAGAACAAAAATAGATGAAAGTAAAAAAGTAAAGAGTTTCTTCATTTGTTAGTGTTTGAGAAAAACAAATGTAAAATAATTAGATTCAAAAACAAGAACGCTCACTCATTTGTGAGTGCGTTAAAAACACGCAGCGCTTTGTCTTCTTGCTTGCGCATATTATCTGAATCGATTTTGGTTTTGTCTTTATAACCGCAGAGGTGTAAAACTCCATGAATGATCACGCGATGTATTTCGTCTTCAAAAGTAGTCCCCATTTTTTTGGCGTTCTCCTCTACTCTATCAACACTAATAAAAATTTCGCCGCTAATCTTTTTGTTTTCAGAATAATCAAATGTAATGATGTCGGTATAGGTATTATGTTTAAGAAACTGCCGGTTAATTTTCAGCAACTCTTCATCGCTCACAAAAACATAGCTCAAATCGCCAACAGATCTTTTTTCTTTTGCGGCTACTTTTTCAATCCACTTTTTAATCAAAGCCGATTTTTTTAGCTTGAACTTATCTTTATTATTACTGAATACAATAGCCATTAGTCGATTTGCGAGTCGGCCACTACGGTTGGAAGAGCGCCGTTATTAATAATGCGTATATAATCTTCTGTTCGCGGCAAGCTATTGCGATAGCTATTAATGCTTAAATTAAGCGCTTTGATGTTTTGTTCAATAACACCAATTAATTCTTCCGCGTGATTTTTTTCGGTTGAATAAAATGATTGCAAGGCGTTTTGCTGAATGTTGTTTTCTCTGGCATCGAGAGAAAGTTTATGAAGCTGGGCAATGCTCAACTCTGTTTGCTTTATTAACTCGGCCTTTGACAAATTAAATTGCCGGATGGTTTTTCCTGAATTCAGAAACAATTGAATCGCTGTCGCTTCGGGTTTGTTGAGTGTATCTTTAATGTTGGATTTTAAAAATGCTTCATACGTTTCGAACTTTGAGAAGGCGCTTACCTCAATGTTTTTTTCGGCGCGCAACAATTCGTTGAGCTTAACCTGCAATACAACCTTTGTACTATCAATGGTAGAAATTTCTTTTTCGTACATGTTTCTACGGCCGCAGTTTGTAAAAACGGTCAACAGAACAAGTATTGAAAACAAAAATCTCATTTTAGTTTATAGTATCAAATCCCGCATAAGGAATCAGCGCCTTTGGTAATTTAATTCCCTCCGGTGTTTGATTGTTTTCTAATAAGGATGCCACGATGCGAGGTAAAGCCAAAGCGCTACCGTTTAAGCTGTGTGCCAATTGTGTTTTTCCGTTAACATCTTTGTAACGGCATTTTAAACGATTGGTTTGAAATGTTTCGAAGTTTGAAACTGAGCTTACCTCTAACCAACGCTGTTGTGCCGCGCTCCATACTTCCATATCATAGGTTAAAGCAGAAGCAAAACTCATATCTCCTCCACATAACTTTAATGTGCGGAATGGTAATTCAAGTTCTTTCAAAATTCCCGCAACGAACTCGCGCATTTGCTCAAGTGTTTCGTATGATTTATCCGGGTGTGCAATTTGTACAATCTCCACCTTATCGAATTGATGCAAACGATTTAATCCTCTAACGTCCTTCCCATAACTCCCCGCTTCTCTTCTGAAACACGGTGTATATCCACAATTTTTTATTGGCAAATCACTTTCCTTTAATATCACATCGCGATAAATATTAGTGATAGGAACTTCAGCCGTTGGTATTAAATACAAATTATCAATTTGCACATGATACATTTGTCCTTCTTTATCCGGTAGTTGTCCTGTACCATAACCGCTATCTTCATTCACCATAATCGGCGGCTGAATTTCGAGATAACCGTTAGATGTTGCTTTATCTAAAAAATAATTTATTAAGGCCCGCTGTAAACGAGCGCCCTTTCCTTTGTAAACTGGAAAGCCCGCGCCGGTTAATTTTACGCCTAATTCAAAATCAATTAAATTATATTTTGCTGCCAACTCCCAATGAGGAAGTGCGCTGCCAGGAAGATTAGGTTTTTCACCGTGCTCAAACACAACCGCGTTGTCTTCTGGTGTTTTTCCTAACGGAACAGAAAGATGCGGTGTGTTGGGAACCTGCACTAACAGCTTTTGAATTTCTGCTTCAATCGCTTTTAATTCTTCATCCAGCTGTTTTTCTTTTTGCTTTAACTCTGTAGTTTTTGATTTTTGTTTCTCAGCCTCTTCTTTTTGGCCGCTCTTCATTAACTCACCAATTTGTTTAGCAATCACATTCGCTTCCGCTTTAACTGCGTCGCCGTCTTTTTGTTTCGCACGACGGTTGTTATCTAACTCAATAACTTTATTAATGATGCTTTCTGCGTCTTTAAAATTTTTAATAGCTAAGCGTTTAAGAACTTCGTCTTTGCTGTCGCGGATATAATTTAATTGTAACATAATAGTTTGTGAGTGTAAAAATAAAAAAGCCGCGAGAAAACCCTCGCGGCTTTTAATAATAATTATTAGCGTTCGGGTTTTTCTTATGCTTGCGCAGGAACAACCGAAACGTACGATTTATCGTTTCTTTTCTTTCTGAAAACAACAGTACCGTCAGTTAACGCAAACAAAGTATGATCTTTACCCATACCTACGTTTTCGCCCGGATTATGCTTAGTTCCGCGCTGACGAACGATGATGTTTCCGGCGATACAAGTTTCGCCACCGAAAATTTTAACGCCTAAGCGTTTGCTGTGTGATTCGCGACCGTTCTTTACTTTACCTTCGCCTTTTTTGTGTGCCATTTTTTTTAGACTTTAAGAATTTAGATTTACTAATCTATATTCGGTTATTAATCTTTTATTTTTTTGCGGTTTTCTTTGCAGCCGCTTTTTTAGCAGGAGCCTTTTTAGCAGGAGCTTTCTTCTCTGCTTTCGGAGCTGCTACTTCTTTTGTTTTTTTAGCAGGAGCTTCAACTTTAGCTTTCTTCTCAACTTTAATTTCGTCTTTTAAAGTTTCGCCCTTACCTAAAATTCCTTGAACTAAGATTTGTGTGAAAGATTGACGGTGGTTGTTCCATTTCTGGTAACCTTTACGGCGTTTCTTTTTAAACACGAATACTTTGTCACCTTTACGGTGCTCGATTACAGTGGCTGCTACTTTAGCGCCATCTACTGTTGGGTTACCTACTGAAATTTTACCGCCGTTGTCAATTAACAATACGCGATCAAATTCCAATTTATCACCCTCATTAGCCTCAAGGCGGTGAACGTATACTTTATTTCCACGTTCCACTTTAAACTGTTGCCCGGCTATTTCTACAATTGCATACATGGGTTCTTTGTTTTTAATTAATTTTTAAATTGGGAGGGCAAATATAGCGCATTTAGCGTGAGTTACAAACTTTTTTAACAATAATCGGGGTTTTGAACAATTGGGCTGTTTTTTAGCGTATCTTTGGGCATGGAAACAGGAAAACTGGTTATTTTTTCAGCCCCCTCAGGATCTGGTAAAACCACTATTGTCAGACACTTACTAAAAGTAATGCCGGATAAATTAGCCTTTTCCATTTCTGCCACCAGTCGCCCTAAACGCGGCGTTGAAGAAAACGGCAAAGACTACCATTATTTATCTGGCGAGGAATTCAAGAAAAAAGTGGATGCCGGGGAGTTTTTAGAATGGGAAGAAGTATATGCCGGCGTGTATTACGGTACCCTCAAAAGTGAAGTAGAGCGTATTTGGGCCTCAGGAAAAAATGTGATTTTCGATATTGATGTAGAGGGTGGATTAAATTTAAAAAATCAATTTAAAGATAAGGCACTCGCGGTTTTTGTTATGCCGCCGAGTATAAAAATTTTAGAAGAAAGGTTACGGTCGAGAAGCACTGACAGTCCGGAAAGCATTGCGCGCCGGGTAGCAAAAGCAGAGAAAGAATTGAAAACCGCTGAATTGTTTGACACATTTATTTTAAACGAGCATTTAGAAACTGCATTAGCAAAAGCCGAAAAAGTAGTCGGTGATTTTCTAAGCAACACCAAATAAAAATCCCGCTCTAAGGCGGGATTTTTAATATATCTCATTCTTAAAATTAAGCTGATCCTGTTTTACGAACACCCGCTGCTTTCTTAACGCCGGCACTTGTCTTAACATTTTTGCCTGTATCTTTTGTTGTTTTTGCCGCTACTTTCTTTGTTTCAGCTTTAACCACTTTTGTTTCTTCAGCAGCATCTTTCTTTTCTTCTTTCTCTTTCAGATTACCTGTAGTTTGAAGAATGGTATACCAGCTGAATAATTTACGCATATTGCTTACATAAACGCGCTCCTTATCGTAATCCGGTAAAATTGATTTGAAGTAGGCTTCAATTTCTTTATCGTCGGCCTTGTGATTAACACAAGGTCCGCCTTTTTCCTTTTCGAAAATAGCTGTGATGATTTCTTCGATAGGCTTATCTTCTCCTGTTGTATACATACCAATATCCGCCAATGTAGAAACTTTGGTAGAAGAATAAATATTGCTGCGCTTTTTATCGCTAAGCCCTTCAATGATAATTCCGTTTTTTGACTGGGCAATAATTTTATAAAGACCCGGTTGTCCTGAAATAGATATAATACCTGTTAAATCGATCATGTTGTAAAAATTGGATTACAAATGTAGTGTTTTTTACAGATTCTTAATGCGTTCGAATGAATTATCTATGTTTTTATACATTTTGCTAAAGAACTGAAAACGTTGCTTTTCGGCCACACCGCTAATTAATGTGCTTTTTTTAATGATGTTTTTAACCCAGTGCTCTGTTTCTTCACAAAACTCATGATTGTTTGTGGTTAATGAATTAAGCGTGTTAAATGTGATGTAAGCATATCTGGCCGGACCCGTATTAATATAAATACAGTTAGTGCCTAATACAACCTCGCTGTTATACAATAATAAATTTTCTTCTTTACTGCTTACTTCTTTTCGGCCCGACTCAGCGCACTTTTCTAAGTATTGAGCCATTGTGCGGATTTCTTCGATAATTTCTAATGCATCATTCTTGTTTTTAAATACACCGCTATCCACATAAAATTCAACTTGCTTTAAAACTGTATGAATTGTTTCATGAGTCCACACTTCAACGCTTGGAATTTTTTTGTATTCTTCCAATGCGCTCATGGCTAATTTTACCTGGTGTTCAGGAACAATGCCAAATTCAAATTTTTTTCCTTGATAATCCGGAACATTCAATACGCTTCGCTGCCA is a window of Bacteroidota bacterium DNA encoding:
- a CDS encoding imelysin family protein, with amino-acid sequence MKIKIILPALILLFFSCKKKEKTEEDKPPFDKQALLVNMADNVILPAYSDFKTSLDSLVLTYNTFKTSEQQSDFQIVKQKFHVACMRYQRISLFEFGPAENVIVRMNFNVFPTDTTQIKNNIAAGTYSLDAASNLDAKGLPALDYLFYGYMKTETDIVASFTTSVNRKQYVTDVLNDMSSKLNLIINDWNTSYKNTFINSLSTDVGSSIGFLVNQLNYELDYLKNSKVGIPLGKKSLGIPLPEKCEAFYGAQSLDYAYETLRIIEDVYTGKSTTGFDDYLIHLEAPYNGGLLNDAIIAQFNVAKAKLKAVPNPLSAQVTSNAAVVDAAYIELVKLLVLLKTDMPSSLGVIITYQDGDGD
- a CDS encoding DUF4856 domain-containing protein; this encodes MKNLLYYPLIVSALAFTACKKDKGPEPEPTPEPSGPSYTVPTSYTFANVNYTGQTQRLDMVAEMKTYMNTGNTIGVTVSAQKLKDMYANVNSQFTNASLNISGKDIKSKVFLADQTLFETYMDNLEAASQSTVAGSNGVAGVVTSPSNPSKKYLCDANGVEWTQVIEKGLMGSLMYYQTTAVYLDASKIGNGVDNTTVVAGQGTNMEHHWDEAFGYFGVPVDFPTNTTGIRFWGKYCNDRNAVLSINSTIMNAFLTGRAAISNKDYTTRDAQVTVIRDTWEKVIAATIISYVNSTKLNITDDAVRNHNLSEIKGFLMNLKCNPTKKITLTQISQIEALLGTNFYNITTTSLDQIKDDLSNIYGLNSVKNSL
- a CDS encoding TCR/Tet family MFS transporter produces the protein MANTNKKAILFIFITLLVDCTGIGIIIPVVPSLIQQLTGSNVSEAATYGGWLTFAYAIMQFVFSPVLGGLSDRYGRRPVLLISLLGLGIDYLFLFFAPDLWWLFVGRIIAGICGASFTTASAYIADISTEENRAQNFGMIGAAFGLGFIVGPLLGSLFSSFGVRVPFLAAAALSLLNWAYGYFILPESLSKENRRPFDWKRANPLGSLLHLKRYPAILGLILAMVLIYIAGHAAQSTWTFFTIERFHWNEQWIGYSIAFVGVTVALVQGGLIRYTTKILGTNKSVIVGLLFYVIGFTLFAFASQGWMMFVFMIPYALGGIAGPALQGLMTGHVPSNEQGELQGAITSLVSLTSIVGPLLMTSLFSFFTAPSAPFYFPGAPFMMGAVLTLVSVFISVFALKRMN
- a CDS encoding M1 family metallopeptidase — its product is MRDFFIYIFLGLAFVSFGQKTKYTHADSIKGKITKEREWWNVLHYDLNVSFNPSDSSIKGRNKITFKALTSGRTMQIDLQAPMVLDSVLQAGKKCVWKKDGDAYFVELNVAIDKSITENIITCFHGKPHVAKIPPWDGGLIWKKDKNKNPWISIACQGMAGSVWFPCKDHMYDEPDSTRFTIDNVPEGLVAVSNGRLKAANENSNGSASYVWEVKNPINNYNIIPYIGKYVHFSDTIMGEKGELKLNYWVLDYNLEKAKQQFKQTKSMLHCFEYWFGPYPFYEDEYKLVEAPHLGMEHQSAVAYGNGYVNGYMGRDLSLTGWGLKWDFIIVHESGHEWFGNNISVKDVADNWVHEGFTAYSENLYTEYLFGKKAGAEYVIGTRKSVLNDKPVIGDYEVNNDGSGDKYYKASNMLHTIRYILNNDSIWRAFLRDINKTFYHQTVSTKQLEEFMISYLKLDLQKVFDQYLRTTQIPVLQYKLKKGKLSYRWANCVEGFNMPLRINTSKGSLMLKPTTQFQDVKIKSTAFGPDENYYIEMTKIN
- a CDS encoding T9SS type A sorting domain-containing protein — encoded protein: MKKLFTFLLSSIFVLESFAQSSADAAVQINATVQTSTPQITLNWVGNTTTTSYQIFRKLKTATSWGVALATLTGTVNQYVDNTVSVGTNYEYRVIRSGSGYTGYGYINSGINVPVTEYRGKLILLVDSTFITSLNTELKRLQEDLEGDGWDVLRHNVLRTATPQHVRSFVQADYALDPTNTKAVFIVGHVPVPYSGNINPDGHPDHLGAWPTDTYYADVNGVWTDVSVTSTTASPARTQNNPADGKFDQSVIPSDLELQVGRADFANLTTFTLTETQLLKNYLDKDHDYRKKVFTVVKRAVIDDNFGYFSGEAFAASGYKNAACMVPTSSITAADYFTSMTGNNYQWSYGCGGGTYTSASGIGNTTNFSTANLQGVFTMLFGSYFGDWDSQNNFLRAALAQGKVLTNVWSGRVHYQLHHMGLGENIGYGVKLTQNSIGSLYFSSPTGITGRWIHHGLMGDPTLRNDVVAPVSNVVATKVGNNCNISWTASPEPGVLGYNIYMKNDTNTSYVKINSVLIAGTTYTDNCLLYKGIYKYMVRAYKLETTPSGSYYNMSEGIADTANSTSGMKAHASFSLSVSGTTVNVTNLSVNTTANNWNFGDGGTATSVNAAHTYTANGSYTITLISSNSCNSDTAKLVVNIISASINELNSINATVYPNPSNGKITVSLNNRDNEAYEATIYNQEGKLIQRKLNVRDRVDFDLSGEASGLYFLQLRSEKGAYSQKFVME
- the ybeY gene encoding rRNA maturation RNase YbeY, whose translation is MAIVFSNNKDKFKLKKSALIKKWIEKVAAKEKRSVGDLSYVFVSDEELLKINRQFLKHNTYTDIITFDYSENKKISGEIFISVDRVEENAKKMGTTFEDEIHRVIIHGVLHLCGYKDKTKIDSDNMRKQEDKALRVFNALTNE
- the serS gene encoding serine--tRNA ligase, producing the protein MLQLNYIRDSKDEVLKRLAIKNFKDAESIINKVIELDNNRRAKQKDGDAVKAEANVIAKQIGELMKSGQKEEAEKQKSKTTELKQKEKQLDEELKAIEAEIQKLLVQVPNTPHLSVPLGKTPEDNAVVFEHGEKPNLPGSALPHWELAAKYNLIDFELGVKLTGAGFPVYKGKGARLQRALINYFLDKATSNGYLEIQPPIMVNEDSGYGTGQLPDKEGQMYHVQIDNLYLIPTAEVPITNIYRDVILKESDLPIKNCGYTPCFRREAGSYGKDVRGLNRLHQFDKVEIVQIAHPDKSYETLEQMREFVAGILKELELPFRTLKLCGGDMSFASALTYDMEVWSAAQQRWLEVSSVSNFETFQTNRLKCRYKDVNGKTQLAHSLNGSALALPRIVASLLENNQTPEGIKLPKALIPYAGFDTIN
- the rpmA gene encoding 50S ribosomal protein L27, which codes for MAHKKGEGKVKNGRESHSKRLGVKIFGGETCIAGNIIVRQRGTKHNPGENVGMGKDHTLFALTDGTVVFRKKRNDKSYVSVVPAQA
- the rplU gene encoding 50S ribosomal protein L21 — translated: MYAIVEIAGQQFKVERGNKVYVHRLEANEGDKLEFDRVLLIDNGGKISVGNPTVDGAKVAATVIEHRKGDKVFVFKKKRRKGYQKWNNHRQSFTQILVQGILGKGETLKDEIKVEKKAKVEAPAKKTKEVAAPKAEKKAPAKKAPAKKAAAKKTAKK